The sequence TCGGTGGAACAATGATAAAATATGGTTTAGTTTCTTTTGATGGAAAAATTTTATCAACTGATAAAATAAAAACTGAAGCTAGTAAAGGTTTAAATAATATTTTAAATAAAATAGATAATATTTTTAAAAGATATAAAGAGAATAATCCAGTTGGGATAGCTGTATCTGGGACAGGTCAGATAAATGGTATGATAGGAAAAGTGATAGGGGGAAATCCTATTATACCAAACTGGATAGGCACAAATCTTGTTAAAATATTAGAAGAAAAATATAATTTACCCATTGTTTTAGAAAATGATGTGAACTGTGTTGCTCTTGGAGAAAAATGGGTAGGAGCAGGAAAAGATTTAAGTAATTTTATCTGTCTTACAATAGGAACAGGTATAGGTGGAGGAATTCTCTTAAATAATCAGCTTTTTAGAGGAGAAAATTTTGTAGCAGGAGAATTCGGACATATATTAATAAAAAAAGGTGAATTTGAACAGTTTGCTTCTACAACAGCACTAATTAGACTAGTAAAAGAAAGAACTGGAAAAACATTAAATGGAAAAGAAATTTTTGATTTAGAAAAAAAAGAAATACTGGAATATCAAGAAATTATTTCTGAGTGGATTGAAAATTTAACTGATGGACTTTCAAGTATAATTTATTGTTTTAATCCAGCAAATATAATACTAGGAGGAGGAGTTATAGAACAAGGAGAACCTCTTATAAATAGAATAAAAAACAGTTTATTTAAAAAGATAGGTCCTCAATTTAAAGAAAAGTTGAATATAACACAAGCAAAATTAGGGAATAATGCTGGAATGATAGGAGCAAGCTATTTACTTTTAGAGAAAATTAATAAAAGATAAAAATGGAGGAAATAAGGAAATATGAAAGGGATATATTCAGCATTGATGGTTCCATACAATGAAGATGGAAGTATTAATGAAAAAGGATTAAGAGAAATTATAAGATATAACATTGATAAAATGAAAGTTGATGGATTATATGTAGGTGGAAGTACTGGGGAAAACTTTATGATTTCTACTGAGGAAAAGAAAAGAGTTTTTGAAATTGCAATAGATGAGGCAAAAGATTCTGTAAATCTTATTGCTCAAGTAGGAAGTATAAACTTAAATGAGGCTGTGGAATTAGGAAAATATGTAACAAAATTAGGTTATAAATGTCTATCTGCTGTGACTCCTTTCTATTATAAATTTGATTTTTCTGAAATAAAAGACTACTATGAAACTATAGTTAGAGAAACAGGAAATTATATGATAATATATTCTATTCCATTTTTAACTGGAGTTAATATGTCTCTTTCTCAATTTGGTGAATTATTTGAAAATGAAAAAATCATAGGAGTAAAATTCACTGCTGGTGATTTTTATCTTTTAGAAAGAGTTAGAAAAGCTTTCCCAGATAAATTAATCTTTGCTGGTTTTGATGAAATGCTATTACCAGCTACTGTTCTTGGTGTAGATGGTGCAATAGGAAGTACCTATAATATAAATGGAATAAGAGCTAAACAAATATTTGAATTAGCAAAAAATTCTAAAATAGATGAAGCTTTAAAAATTCAACATACAACTAATGATTTGATAGAAGGAATTTTATCCAATGGTCTATATCAAACAATAAAAGAAATATTAAAACTTGAAGGTGTTGATGCTGGTTATTGTAGAAAACCTATGAAAAAAATCAGTCAAAAACAAATTGAATTTGCAAAAGAACTTCATAAAAAATTTTTAAAAAATTAATTAGAGAGGAAAAAATGAATAAAATTTTAGAAAGTATAAGAGGAAAATTAATAGTTTCTTGTCAGGCTTTAGAAGATGAACCTCTACATAGTTCTTTTATAATGGGAAGAATGGCATATGCAGCTTATTCAGGTGGAGCTGCTGGTATTCGTGCAAACACTGTTGAAGATATTAAAGAAATCAAAAAAAATGTATCTCTTCCAATAATTGGAATTATAAAAAAAGTTTATAACAATTCTGATGTATATATTACTCCAACAATAAAAGAAGTTGAAGATTTAATAAATGAAGGTGTACAAATAATAGCTATTGATGCAACAAAAAGAGAAAGACCTGATAGAAAAGATTTAAAAAATTTTATAGCTGAAATTAAAGAAAAATACCCTAATCAACTTTTTATGGCAGATATATCATCAGTTGATGAGGCTCTATATGCTGAAAAAATTGGATTTGATATAGTTGGAACAACTCTTGTTGGTTATACTGATTATACAAAAAACTATAAAGCATTGGAAGAACTTAAAAAAGTTGTTAAGGTTGTAAAAATTCCAGTGATAGCTGAGGGAAATATTGATACTCCTTTAAAAGCTAAAAAAGCTCTTGAAATAGGTGCTTTTGCAGTTGTAGTTGGTGGAGCAATAACTAGACCTCAACAAATAACTAAAAAGTTTGTAGATGAAATGAAGTAGGTTTTTAAGGTAATAAGTGATCTATTTTATAGAATGAAGAAATTATAGGTAATTATACTTAGGGGCTGTTGCAAATTAAACTATATCACACTCTAAATTTTACTTCATTTATAAGTTTGCAACAGCCCCTAAAATTTTATAATAAAAAGAGAAAAAAATGAGAAAAGATTATTTTACTAGGTTTTTTTATATCATTCTTATGGGATTTGGATTTCCTATTATGAGATTTATGAGTATTCATTTTGAGACAGTAAATAATAATGCAGTGAGGTTTTTATCTGGTGGTTTTTTATTTATTTTAATATGTATTTTTAAATTTCGTGAAGAACTTAAAAAAATTTTATTAGAATCCAAAATTATTTTAAAGTTATTATTACTTGGAATTTTTATGAGTGGAAATATGTATTTTTTCATCAATGGAAATAAAGTGGGAGAAAGTTTGAATTTTTTAAAAGGAACTTTATTTTTAGGAACAGCCATTTTTATCCAATCTATTCAAAATTTACTAGTAAAAAATGTTGCTAAAAAATTACATACTATTGTTATTAGTGCTTCAACAGCTACTTTATCAGGAATCATATATTTAATATTGTCTATACACACTGGAAAAATCATTCAATTAAAAGAAGTTGGAGAAGGAATGCTAATAGGATTAAGTTTAGCAGGTATTTATGGAATGCTTACAGGAATGTTAATGGCATTTTATATAGTTCAAAAACAAGGAGTAGTAATTTTTAATATAATTCAATTATTAATACCTGTTTCAACTGCTATTGTAGGATATTTTACATTAGGTGAAACAATTAATTTTTATCAAGGAATTGGAGCTATTATAGCTATTTTTGGTTGTATTATTGCTTTAAAAATATAGCCTCCTACGATATTTAATATTATCATAGAAGACTATATTTTTTAATATTCTCAATCTTTACTAATTAGTTTTTCTTTTCTTTTCTAATATTTTCAAAGCCTCTTTATCAGCTTTTTCTTTTGCCTCTGCTGCCTCTTTCATAGCTTTTTCTTGGGCTTTTGTATCTTCTTCTGGTGCCATCATTGGTGTTTCTTCGCCCATTGTTGGTGTTTGCATTTCAACTTCCATTTTAGCTCTTTCCTTATCCTGTTCCTTATAATACTCTCTTCTTTTTTCTAATGCCTTAAAAGCCTCATTTTCTCCTGCTGTACCTTCATTTGTTGCATTTGCATTTGTACAAGCTACCATAGCCATAGAAGCTACTAAAATAAACATTGCAAAAATTCCTTTTTTCATAATTTGTTTCTCCTTTCTCTGTAAATAATTTTTATGATTTTAATTTATTGCTTGTAAATATTTAATTCCACTTTCATAATCTGGATTTAATTTTTCTAAAAACTTTACATAAGATAGTAAAGAAGTATAGAAATAATTAATTTTTTGACTGTAAAATTCTTCTGGAATAAAATGTTTTATCTTATCTTGTAACTTTTTCCAGTTAGATAGATAAGATTTAATTAAAACTACATCTTCATCAGTTATATCTTCATTTTCATTTTCTTTCAAAACTAACATTCTTTCCTTAGTTTCTTTAAATACAGAAGAATTATATTGTTTTAATTCTAAGAAATCATCTTTTATATCTTGGGCAATATCTCTCCCAAAATCTTGCATAAATTCATGGACTAAACTAAGTCTTACATATTTATTATTTCCTCTAAAAAAGCTTATTAGCCTATTTTTATCTTGAAATAATTTTTCTGATAAGTAAGAAAGATAGTCTTTACTTACATATATTTTATCAAGACTTACAACATTTCCAAATCTTCCTACTAATTTATTGATACTATAAAATAAATGTACCTTTCCTGATTTATAACGAAGATTATAAATTTTATCCAATATTTCTAAATTTTTTCTCATCCTTTTTAAACCTTTCTAAATTATTATATATGTAAAAATATTACTGATAATTGAAAATATATAATAAGTGCTGCTGTATCAACTATTGTTGTAATAAGAGGACTTGCCATAATAGCAGGGTCAATTTTCAAAGATTTTGCTATAAGTGGCAAAACTCCTCCTATAACCTTTGCCATTATTATAGTCAAAAACATACTTATTGCTACAACTAGTGATGTTTCAAAACCAGACTTTGTAAAATAATAAATTCTTAAAAAATTTATTCCTGATAATATAAATCCAACTAAAACACTTACTCTAAGTTCTTTCCAAATAACTTTGAATATATCTGAAAATTCAATTTCTTCTAGAGCTATTCCACGAATAACAAGAGTCGCTGATTGAGAACCTGCATTTCCTCCCGTATCCATAAGCATAGGTATGAAAACAGCAAGATAAACTGCTGATTGTAATACCTCTTCATATTTTTTTATAACTAATCCTGTAAATGTTGCAGAGATCATAAGAACTAATAACCAAATTATTCTATGCTTTGCAAGGGATATTACAGATTCTTTTAAATATTCTTCATCAGATGGATTCATAGCAGCCATCTTTTGTATATCTTCTGTATTTTCTTGGTCAATTACATCAACAATATCATCTACTGTTATAACTCCAACAAGTCTATCCTCATGATCTACAACTGGCATAGTTGTCAAATCATATTTTCTAAATAATGCTGCTGTTTCTTCTTGGTCATCCTTTGTTAGTACACTTACAAAATTAGTATCCATCTCATCTTTTATATATGAATCATCATTAGATAAAATCAAAGTTTTTAATGATATTATTCCAACTAACTTTTTCTTACTGTCTGTTACAAAACAAATATCTGTTTCTTCTTTATCTATTGCAATTTTTCTATAATAATCTATTGCTTGCTTCACTGTGTAATTATCTTTAAAAGATATGTATTCCACAGTCATGACACTTCCAGCTGAATTTTCTGGATATTTCAACATCTGATTTATCAATTTTCTTTTATCATGAGATGTATTTTTTAATATCTTGTCCACAATATTTGCTGGCATCTCTTCTATGAAATCCACTGTATCATCAAGATACATATCTTCCATAATAAACTTTATCTCTTCATCTGTTATATTTTCAATAACTTCTTGTTGTTTTTCAGGAGATAAATAAGAAAAAACTTCTGATGAAAAATCCTTTGGCAATAACTTAAATATAATTAAGTCTTTCTCTTTGGGAAATTCCTCAAAAACATCTGCAACATCTATTGGATTTTCCTTAATTAAAATTTCTTTTAGTTCGGCTAATCTGTTTTGTTCTAATAATTGAATTATTTCTTCCAACTTTATCCCCTCCTTCATATTTTTTATATATTACTATTTTCCTTCATATCTTTGTATAAATTTTTCTTTAAATTCTTTAAATCTTTTTTCTTTTATTGCTTCTCTTGCATCTTTCATAAGTTTAATTAAAAAATATAGATTATGATAAGATGTTAAGCGAAGTCCTAAAACTTCTTGCACCTTTATTAAATGTCTTATATAAGCTCTTGAATAATTTTTACATACATAGCAATCACATTCTTCATCTAGTGGCTTTGTATCTTCTTTATATCTTTCACTTTTTATAACAAGTCTACCATCTTTTGTAAAAACTGTTCCATGTCTTGCAAGTCTAGTTGGTTGAACACAATCCATCATATCTATACCACTTTCAACTGCATTTAACATATCAACAGGTTCTCCAACTCCCATTAAATACCTAGGTTTTTCTTCTGGACATTTTTCTACAATATAGTCAAGTATTCTATACATATCTTCTCTTGGCTCTCCAACAGCAAGCCCACCTATTGCATAACCAGAAAAATTTTCATCCATTTCACTTAATTCATCTAAACTTTTTTGCCTTAAATCTTCATAGATTCCACCTTGAACTATTGCAAATAGCCCTTGAATATCTTTCTTTTGATGGGCTTCAACACATCTTTTTGCCCATCTTGTAGTTCTTTCTATTGATGGAATTATATATTCCCTTGTTGAAAGTCCTGGTGGACATTCATCAAAAAGCATTACTATATCAGAGCCCAAATTATTTTGTATCTGTATAGATTTTTCAGGAGATATGAAATGTTTAGAACCATCTATATGTGAGCTAAAATATACTCCTTCTTCTTTTATTTTTCTAAGTGAACCTAAGCTAAAAACTTGGAAACCTCCACTGTCAGTAAGAATTGGTCTATCCCAATTCATAAATTTATGTAAGCCTCCTAATCTAGCAATTAATTCATCATTTGGTCTTAAATAAAGATGATAGGTATTTCCTAAAATTATTTCACTACCTATATCAAGTAATTCTTCTTTTGACATGGTTTTTACAGTAGCTTGTGTTCCCACGGGCATAAAAACTGGAGTTTCTATCTCTCCATGAAGAGTCGTTATGACTCCTGCTCTTGCTTTTCCATCTTTATCTTCTACTTTATATGTAACTGGTAATTTCATTAATTCTCCACTCTCTAACGCTCAACAGAAATAACATCTTTTAATTTTAAAATATTATTTATTAAATAATCATATTCTGTTTTAGCTTTAATTTCTATTGATATTTTTACTTTCACTATTCTATCACCATCTTTTTTCACTTCATAAGAGTTTACAGAAGTTATATTAATTTTATGGTTAGCTATTAAATTGACAATTTCCATCAATATATTTGGTCTATCATTCAATACAACTGTGAAAGTAAAATTATATTTATTCATCTTAGTTTCTATTAAATTTTCATCCCACTTAACTAAAATTTCTCTACTAGGATCTTTTTCTACCATAGCATGAAAATTAGGACAATCTTTTCTATGTACTGTTATTCCTGTAAGTTTTGTAACAAAGCCTCCAATATCATCTCCTGGTAATGGAGTACAACACTTAGCAAATCTGATAAGTGTATTATTTATTCCATCTATAACTATTCCAAAGTCATTTTTACCTTCTTTCTTTTTTTCTTCCTTTTTCTTTAAGACTTCTTCAATAGTTAAAGTTGAGGCTGCTCTTTCTTTTTCTAAACTAGTTTTTATCTTAGTTATTAGTACATCAAGCCTACTTCTCTTTTCTCCAATATAGAAGTAAAACTCTTCTAAGTTAGGAATATTATTTTTTTCCATATGTTTTTTTAGTGTAAGGTCATTTTCAAGTTCTTTTAAAGTCATTCCTAATTTAGAAGCTTCTTTTTCTAAATTATCTTTACCAATTTTTGTTACGGTTTCTTTATTTTCATCTTTTAAAAACTTTCTAATTTTTCCCTTAGCACCATGAGTTACAACTATATCTAACCAATCTATACTTGGTCCTTTTGAGTTTTTAGAAGTTATGATTTCTACCTTATCTCCACTTTTTAACTTATGGTCAATAGTTACCATTCTTCCATTTACTTTGGCACCAACACATTTACAGCCTACTTGTGTATGTACCATAAATGCAAAATCTAATGCTGTTGCTCCAACTGGTAATTCTATAATATCTCCCTTAGGTGAAAAAGTAAAAACTGTACCTCTGTCTATATCTCCTGTTACACCCTCAATAAAATCTTCTGTTGAATCAGATTCATTTTGAAATTCTATGATATGTCTTAACCAACCATAGATATTATCATCTTTACTACTCTTTTTATTTTCCTTGTAGTTCCAGTGTGCTGCGATACCTTCTTCAGCTATATCATCCATATCCTTAGTTCTAATTTGAATTTCTATAAATTTTCCTAAAGGTCCAACTATCGTTGTATGTATAGACTGATAGTTATTTGATTTTGGTACTGCTATATAGTCTTTAAATCTCCCAGGTACTGGTGTATATTGACTATGGACTATACCTAAAACATGATAACAAGTAGCTTTATCTTCTACTATTACTCTAACTCCCATTAAGTCATAAATATCATCAAACTCCTTACCCTTCTGATACATCTTTTTATAAATACTATAAAAATGTTTAAATCTACCTTTTACTTCTGCTTTTATATCTAAATCAGATAAAGTTCTAATAATAGTTCTAATAAAGTTTTCAATATAGTCTTTTCTTTCTTCTTTTGTGTTATCTACCAATCTTTTTATTTCTAAAAATTCATCATGGTGTAGATAACTAAATGCAATATCTTCAAGCTCTGACTTAATCTTTGCCATACCTAATCTATGGGCAAGTGGTGCATAAATATCCAAAGTTTCCTTTGAAATAGATTGCTGTTTTTCAGGCTTCATAAATTTTAATGTTCTCATATTATGAAGTCTATCAGCCAGTTTTATAAGAATAACTCTTATATTTTCTGCCATTGCTAAAATCATTTTTCTTATATTTTCTGCTTGATTTTTAGTACCATTTGGCAAAGTTTTTAATTTTGTTACTCCATCAACAAGAGTAGCAACAGTATCCCCAAAATTATATTTTATATCTGCTATTGGAATCAATGTATCTTCTACAACATCATGTAATAAACCTGCTACAATGGTATCAGTATCCATTTTCATATCCATCAAAATTTTTGCAACTTCAACAGGGTGGATAATGTAATCATCCCCTGACTTTCTGTATTGTCCTTGGTGACTTTCTTCAGCAAAACCTAATGCTAATTTAATTTTATCAAAATCTAAATTTAGATGATTCGCTTTTGCTTTATCTAATAATTGTTCCCAATAGTTATTCATAATATACCTTCTCTCTAATTAATATTGCATTAATGTAATCATAGGATATTTATCTAATCTCTCTCTTCCTTTTAAGTCAACAAGCTCTATTAAAAATGCTAAACCTGCTACAACTCCTCCTAATTCTTCTACTAATTTTATTGTAGCTTCAACTGTTCCACCAGTTGCAAGTAAATCATCAACTACTAATACTTTTTGCCCAGGTTTTATTGAATCCTTATGTAAACATAATTTATTTGAACCATATTCTAAATCATAGGCATATTCAATTACTTCACGAGGTAATTTTCCTGGTTTTCTAACTGGGACAAAACCTACTCCTAAAGCATAAGACACAGGACAACCAAAAATAAAACCTCTTGCTTCTGGTCCAACAACTATATCAATATGATGGTCTTTTGCAAATTCAACAATTTTTTCTGTTGCATATTTATATGCTTCTCCATCATTCATAAGTGGTGTTATATCTCTAAATATTATCCCTTCTTTAGGGTAATTTTCTATTGATGCTACATAATTTTTTAAATCCATTTTTTCTCCTATCCTTATATTTTATTTCTTAAAATCTTTTTTAAATTTTCTAATTTTTGTTTATTATTTTCCTTTGTATACAATTTTTTTAAAAGTACATACTCATCTAAATTATCTTCATTATTAACAATATATTTCATTAAAATATCTTCTGCTTTTCTATATTCTTTTATATCTATTAAGAAATTAGCATATATTTTCACTATATCTTTATTCTTGTTTGAATATTTTTTATATGCTTTTTCAAAAATAGTATTAGAATATTTTATTGTATTATTAGATAAGCCTCCTACACTGGCTAAATCAATGTAAAAACTTTCATTATATTCCTCTAAAAATCTATCATTAGAACTTATCTTTAACAAAGATTTTTCTACTTCTGCTTCTTCATTTTCTAAAATAGCTACCCTAAAATTATTAAGGTTGTAGACAAAACTATTTCTATCTATAACCATAGGAATATATTTTTTCATTTCTGTTCTCTTATTTTGAAGATACAATAATTGTAATAAGTTTTTTAGAGAATTTTCATCATTAGGTTTTACTTCCAAAGCTTTTTTATAGTAATTTTCTGCTTCTTCATAATTTCCTAAATCAACATATAAATAAGCTATTTCATTTAATAAAACTACATTATTTTTATCTATTTCATAAGCTTTTTTATAATTTTCTAAGGCAGAAACCTTATCATTTTTTTGATATTCATTTAAACCCTTGATAAAATTATAATTTTTTTCTTTATTAGCACTCAAACAACCTGAAATTAAAATACTTAGTCCTAAAACTATCACTATCTTCTTATTCACAGTCATTTCTGCTCCCCCAATTTATTCTGTTATTTTTTCTTCTTTTTCTTTCACTAATTCTTCTGTGATATAACCACCTGAAACTATAAGTTTAAATGCCCATTCAACAGTCATATTAAGTGGATGAATATCTTCCCTTGGCACACATAATAAGAAACCAGAAGTTGGATTAGGTGCTGTTGGTACAAACACATTAACAATTTCTTTATCTTCTAAAAATTCTTTTAATGAAGTATTTTTATCTGCTGTTAAAAAACCAATAGCATATATTCCTTTTCTAGGAAATTCTACTGCCACAACTTTCTTATAGACACTTTCACCATTATCTGAATAAGCAATTTCTGTTATCTGTTTAACAGCTGAATACACAGTTTTTATAATTGGTATTCTTTCTAAAATATCTGTTGCTTTTTTTATAATCTTAGAGAAAAAAACTAATTTTGTCATATAACCAAGTAAAGTTATAGAAAAAAGTATTATTATAGCTGCTACTATATACACAAGTATTTGTATATAAAAAGCATCTGCTTTTTCTCCAAATCCAAAATAAACTAATTTTTTTAAGACTTTTATAATTGCAGTATTATTTATTATCCTAAATGCCAAATTAAAAAGCCAGTTAAAAATATAGTATGTTATTACAACTGGAAGTATCATTAATAAGCCAGTATAAAAATTTTTCTTTAATCTCATTCTTCTTCTTTTTCCTTTTCCAAAATCCTTATAAAGACTTTTGAAACTCTCATTTTATCTACTTCTAAAACTTTCAAATAAATATTATCTATTTGAACTTCATCTCCAACTTCACAAATTTTACCTGTGGTTGTAACTATAAGTCCACCTAGACTTTCATAGTCTTCTGATATAGGTAATTCTAACTCTAAGTCTTTATTAATTGTTTCTATATCAGTCATTGCATCTACTTCATATTCATTATCAGCTATCTTTTTAAAGAAACTTTCTTCCTCGTCATCATACTCATCTCTTATTTCACCAACAATTTCTTCTATCAAATCTTCTATTGTTACAAGTCCAACAACTCCACCATATTCATCTAAAACTATAGCTATATGAACTTTTAAACCTCTAAATTCTTTTAAGATTTCTATAATAGATTTTGTTTCAGGAACAAAATAAGCTGATCTTATAAATTGTTTAATAGGTAAATTTAATTCATTATTTTTTATATGTTCCATTAAATCCTTAACATATAAAATTCCTACTATATTATCAATAGTTTCTTCATAAATAGGTATTCTTGAAAAACCATTATCTATTATTTCATCCCAAACTTCATTTATTGTCTTAGTTGCTTCAAAAGCAAGCATTGAAGTTCTTGGTGTCATAACTTCTTTAGCACTGGTTTCTCCCAAAGTTACTATTGAATGTATCATTTCTTTTTCATCTTCTTCAATAATACCTTCAGCATTTCCAACATTTACAAAAGAAATTATATCTTCTTCTGTTATCATCAGCTGTGGACTTGTCATATCTACACCAAGTATTCTTCCTACAAGCCTTGATATAAATATCAAACAAGATACTGCTGGTGTTAGTATAATAGACAAAACATAAATTACTACTGAAACTTTTTCGGCTATTTTTGCACTATTATTCCTAGCCATAAGCTTTGGAGTTATCTCCCCAAAAATTAAAATTAATATAGTCATTATTGCAGTTGCCAATGCCACTGATGAACCTTTATTCCCAAAATAATTTACTATTACAACAGTTGCAATTGATGAAGCTAAGATATTAACTATATTATTACAAATTACTATACCTGTTAGCATAGCATTTGGCTCTTTTAGCCATTTTTTCATTACTGCATATTTCTTAGGATGTTTCTCTTCATCTAATTTTTCTAAATAATTAGATCTATAAGCTGACAATGCTGTCTCAGCTGCTGAAAAAAATCCTGATAATAAAATTAAAATTACCAATATCAACACATTCAGATACGTGTCCAATTAGTCATACACCTTCCTTGTTAAATCATCTTTATCCATAGTTAAAGTATGAAAATATACGAATTACATTCTAGATTTTAGAACAAAAATTAAATAGAATGAGCCGAGCAAATCTCGCTGTGTTTGAAGCTGATCTATCAGCAAGTTTAGCGAATTTCTTAGAAATTCTTAGCAATTTATTGCTTAGAGTTTTTTAGATGCGAATTCTTAATTTTTATTCGTTAAAAAATCTGGCTAGTAATGAGCAATTTTCATATAACTAGTTACT is a genomic window of Fusobacterium nucleatum containing:
- a CDS encoding ROK family protein, with the protein product MNILAIDIGGTMIKYGLVSFDGKILSTDKIKTEASKGLNNILNKIDNIFKRYKENNPVGIAVSGTGQINGMIGKVIGGNPIIPNWIGTNLVKILEEKYNLPIVLENDVNCVALGEKWVGAGKDLSNFICLTIGTGIGGGILLNNQLFRGENFVAGEFGHILIKKGEFEQFASTTALIRLVKERTGKTLNGKEIFDLEKKEILEYQEIISEWIENLTDGLSSIIYCFNPANIILGGGVIEQGEPLINRIKNSLFKKIGPQFKEKLNITQAKLGNNAGMIGASYLLLEKINKR
- a CDS encoding N-acetylneuraminate lyase — protein: MKGIYSALMVPYNEDGSINEKGLREIIRYNIDKMKVDGLYVGGSTGENFMISTEEKKRVFEIAIDEAKDSVNLIAQVGSINLNEAVELGKYVTKLGYKCLSAVTPFYYKFDFSEIKDYYETIVRETGNYMIIYSIPFLTGVNMSLSQFGELFENEKIIGVKFTAGDFYLLERVRKAFPDKLIFAGFDEMLLPATVLGVDGAIGSTYNINGIRAKQIFELAKNSKIDEALKIQHTTNDLIEGILSNGLYQTIKEILKLEGVDAGYCRKPMKKISQKQIEFAKELHKKFLKN
- a CDS encoding N-acetylmannosamine-6-phosphate 2-epimerase, whose translation is MNKILESIRGKLIVSCQALEDEPLHSSFIMGRMAYAAYSGGAAGIRANTVEDIKEIKKNVSLPIIGIIKKVYNNSDVYITPTIKEVEDLINEGVQIIAIDATKRERPDRKDLKNFIAEIKEKYPNQLFMADISSVDEALYAEKIGFDIVGTTLVGYTDYTKNYKALEELKKVVKVVKIPVIAEGNIDTPLKAKKALEIGAFAVVVGGAITRPQQITKKFVDEMK
- a CDS encoding DMT family transporter; its protein translation is MRKDYFTRFFYIILMGFGFPIMRFMSIHFETVNNNAVRFLSGGFLFILICIFKFREELKKILLESKIILKLLLLGIFMSGNMYFFINGNKVGESLNFLKGTLFLGTAIFIQSIQNLLVKNVAKKLHTIVISASTATLSGIIYLILSIHTGKIIQLKEVGEGMLIGLSLAGIYGMLTGMLMAFYIVQKQGVVIFNIIQLLIPVSTAIVGYFTLGETINFYQGIGAIIAIFGCIIALKI
- the radB gene encoding RadB family lipoprotein; its protein translation is MKKGIFAMFILVASMAMVACTNANATNEGTAGENEAFKALEKRREYYKEQDKERAKMEVEMQTPTMGEETPMMAPEEDTKAQEKAMKEAAEAKEKADKEALKILEKKRKTN
- the mgtE gene encoding magnesium transporter — encoded protein: MEEIIQLLEQNRLAELKEILIKENPIDVADVFEEFPKEKDLIIFKLLPKDFSSEVFSYLSPEKQQEVIENITDEEIKFIMEDMYLDDTVDFIEEMPANIVDKILKNTSHDKRKLINQMLKYPENSAGSVMTVEYISFKDNYTVKQAIDYYRKIAIDKEETDICFVTDSKKKLVGIISLKTLILSNDDSYIKDEMDTNFVSVLTKDDQEETAALFRKYDLTTMPVVDHEDRLVGVITVDDIVDVIDQENTEDIQKMAAMNPSDEEYLKESVISLAKHRIIWLLVLMISATFTGLVIKKYEEVLQSAVYLAVFIPMLMDTGGNAGSQSATLVIRGIALEEIEFSDIFKVIWKELRVSVLVGFILSGINFLRIYYFTKSGFETSLVVAISMFLTIIMAKVIGGVLPLIAKSLKIDPAIMASPLITTIVDTAALIIYFQLSVIFLHI
- the tgt gene encoding tRNA guanosine(34) transglycosylase Tgt, which translates into the protein MKLPVTYKVEDKDGKARAGVITTLHGEIETPVFMPVGTQATVKTMSKEELLDIGSEIILGNTYHLYLRPNDELIARLGGLHKFMNWDRPILTDSGGFQVFSLGSLRKIKEEGVYFSSHIDGSKHFISPEKSIQIQNNLGSDIVMLFDECPPGLSTREYIIPSIERTTRWAKRCVEAHQKKDIQGLFAIVQGGIYEDLRQKSLDELSEMDENFSGYAIGGLAVGEPREDMYRILDYIVEKCPEEKPRYLMGVGEPVDMLNAVESGIDMMDCVQPTRLARHGTVFTKDGRLVIKSERYKEDTKPLDEECDCYVCKNYSRAYIRHLIKVQEVLGLRLTSYHNLYFLIKLMKDAREAIKEKRFKEFKEKFIQRYEGK
- a CDS encoding RelA/SpoT family protein; translated protein: MNNYWEQLLDKAKANHLNLDFDKIKLALGFAEESHQGQYRKSGDDYIIHPVEVAKILMDMKMDTDTIVAGLLHDVVEDTLIPIADIKYNFGDTVATLVDGVTKLKTLPNGTKNQAENIRKMILAMAENIRVILIKLADRLHNMRTLKFMKPEKQQSISKETLDIYAPLAHRLGMAKIKSELEDIAFSYLHHDEFLEIKRLVDNTKEERKDYIENFIRTIIRTLSDLDIKAEVKGRFKHFYSIYKKMYQKGKEFDDIYDLMGVRVIVEDKATCYHVLGIVHSQYTPVPGRFKDYIAVPKSNNYQSIHTTIVGPLGKFIEIQIRTKDMDDIAEEGIAAHWNYKENKKSSKDDNIYGWLRHIIEFQNESDSTEDFIEGVTGDIDRGTVFTFSPKGDIIELPVGATALDFAFMVHTQVGCKCVGAKVNGRMVTIDHKLKSGDKVEIITSKNSKGPSIDWLDIVVTHGAKGKIRKFLKDENKETVTKIGKDNLEKEASKLGMTLKELENDLTLKKHMEKNNIPNLEEFYFYIGEKRSRLDVLITKIKTSLEKERAASTLTIEEVLKKKEEKKKEGKNDFGIVIDGINNTLIRFAKCCTPLPGDDIGGFVTKLTGITVHRKDCPNFHAMVEKDPSREILVKWDENLIETKMNKYNFTFTVVLNDRPNILMEIVNLIANHKINITSVNSYEVKKDGDRIVKVKISIEIKAKTEYDYLINNILKLKDVISVER
- a CDS encoding adenine phosphoribosyltransferase encodes the protein MDLKNYVASIENYPKEGIIFRDITPLMNDGEAYKYATEKIVEFAKDHHIDIVVGPEARGFIFGCPVSYALGVGFVPVRKPGKLPREVIEYAYDLEYGSNKLCLHKDSIKPGQKVLVVDDLLATGGTVEATIKLVEELGGVVAGLAFLIELVDLKGRERLDKYPMITLMQY